The Armatimonadota bacterium sequence TCCGCGTTTCAGCCGCCGACGAGGGCCTGGTATCGGGAGAACTTCGGCATGGTAATCGAGACGGCGCGGCGGCCCACGTCACCCGCGTTCAACGCCGCCGACTACGGGCCCGAGAATCCGGACCTCTACATGTTCATCCCCGACAAGGGCTGGTACCAGTCGCTGGAACACTTCGCGGAGTGCTACTTGAACGGAAGCGAGCCCCAGAACGCGGACGCAAAGGCCGGCGCGCTGAGTACGCGGATAGCGTTGGCGTTGCTTGACTCACTGGATAGTGGATCTCCGGTGTCACTGAATAAGTGAGCACCCTTGCGGGCAGCAGCTCCGCGACCCGCACCTGGGCGGGCCGCCCGCAGCGACATGACTTCGCCAGGGGGTCCACCCCCTTGAACAGGCGTCGCCAGAAGCCCAGATCCCTTCCCCCTCGTCGCAGCGCAGCGAACGCGATGCTCGACCGCCGGCGCCGTCCCGACTCGGATGCCGGCCGGTGGCACCGCCCGGCGCGAGATCAGCCGCCGCCGCGCGCGAAGTCCATGTGATCGCCGACGCTGACGCCGTGCAGGTCGCAATAACCCGCATTCACTTCGATCACGTACCGCGCAGGCTGCCGTGAGCTGATCAGCGCCTCCGAAAGGGGGATCGTGTTCCGCTCGATGTGCACGATCGCTTTGAGATCATTCACAAAGATCATATCCAGCGGGATGAAGGTGTCCTTCATCCAAAATGCCACAACTGCGGCGGTGTCGAAGATGAACAGCATGCCGACGTCGGCCGGCAGAGAACGTCGGCCCATCAGACCTTGTGTGCGCTCCGCTGGTGTGTCCGCTATCTCAATGTCAATCTGCGCGATCTTCTCCGCGGTGCCTTGCCGGAAGAAGGACAACTCGCCCTCTTTCGTGAACGGCGCCTGCTGGTGGTTCGTGGTGACGATCGAACCACAGCCCGT is a genomic window containing:
- a CDS encoding DUF192 domain-containing protein; translated protein: MVSVLGAALLALLTGCGSIVTTNHQQAPFTKEGELSFFRQGTAEKIAQIDIEIADTPAERTQGLMGRRSLPADVGMLFIFDTAAVVAFWMKDTFIPLDMIFVNDLKAIVHIERNTIPLSEALISSRQPARYVIEVNAGYCDLHGVSVGDHMDFARGGG